The following are encoded together in the Salvelinus fontinalis isolate EN_2023a chromosome 38, ASM2944872v1, whole genome shotgun sequence genome:
- the lyplal1 gene encoding lysophospholipase-like protein 1 isoform X2 translates to MRTQARARCSQPVIHPLGHCSWDSGDTGQGVRAWVKEVSVPDLAFPHIRVVYPTAPARPYTPMRGALSNVWFDRYKISQDSLEHLESIDAMAKSLGAVIQEEIRAGVPKHRMIIGGFSMGGAMALHLACRYHPDVAGVFVLSSFLNKDSVVYQAVEERARAGSPLPELFQGHGTGDELVFHKWGEETTALLKKAGMTTTFHSFPGLQHQLSRPEIELLRSWILTKLLPDSLDASGQ, encoded by the exons GAGACACTGGACAGGGGGTGCGAGCATGGGTCAAAGAGGTTTCGGTACCGGACCTGGCATTCCCCCACATCAGAGTGGTATATCCCACAGCTCCAGCcag GCCATACACACCCATGCGGGGGGCTCTGTCCAATGTGTGGTTTGACCGCTACAAGATCTCACAGGACAGCCTGGAGCACTTGGAGTCTATAGACGCCATGGCCAAGTCCTTGGGAGCGGTTATACAGGAGGAGATCAGGGCAGGAGTACCAAAGCACAGGATGATCATAG GGGGTTTCTCTATGGGCGGAGCTATGGCCCTCCACCTAGCGTGCCGTTATCACCCTGACGTAGCAGGAGTCTTTGTTCTGTCCAGCTTTCTCAACAAGGACTCTGTAGTATATCAG GCTGTGGAGGAGCGGGCAAGGGCGGGGAGCCCCCTCCCAGAGCTATTCCAGGGCCATGGGACAGGAGACGAGTTGGTGTTCCATAAGTGGGGAGAAGAAACTACGGCCCTGCTGAAGAAGGCTGGGATGACGACCACCTTCCACTCGTTCCCAGGCCTCCAGCACCAGCTCTCCCGGCCAGAGATTGAGCTACTGCGCTCCTGGATCCTCACCAAGCTGCTCCCGGACAGTCTAGACGCCAGTGGGCAGTGA
- the lyplal1 gene encoding lysophospholipase-like protein 1 isoform X1: MAAVQSSKLLRKCVASPTGKHSASVIFLHGSGDTGQGVRAWVKEVSVPDLAFPHIRVVYPTAPARPYTPMRGALSNVWFDRYKISQDSLEHLESIDAMAKSLGAVIQEEIRAGVPKHRMIIGGFSMGGAMALHLACRYHPDVAGVFVLSSFLNKDSVVYQAVEERARAGSPLPELFQGHGTGDELVFHKWGEETTALLKKAGMTTTFHSFPGLQHQLSRPEIELLRSWILTKLLPDSLDASGQ; the protein is encoded by the exons ATGGCTGCCGTACAGAGCAGCAAACTTCTACGCAAGTGTGTTGCATCTCCAACGGGGAAACACTCCGCGTCGGTCATCTTCTTACACGGCTCAG GAGACACTGGACAGGGGGTGCGAGCATGGGTCAAAGAGGTTTCGGTACCGGACCTGGCATTCCCCCACATCAGAGTGGTATATCCCACAGCTCCAGCcag GCCATACACACCCATGCGGGGGGCTCTGTCCAATGTGTGGTTTGACCGCTACAAGATCTCACAGGACAGCCTGGAGCACTTGGAGTCTATAGACGCCATGGCCAAGTCCTTGGGAGCGGTTATACAGGAGGAGATCAGGGCAGGAGTACCAAAGCACAGGATGATCATAG GGGGTTTCTCTATGGGCGGAGCTATGGCCCTCCACCTAGCGTGCCGTTATCACCCTGACGTAGCAGGAGTCTTTGTTCTGTCCAGCTTTCTCAACAAGGACTCTGTAGTATATCAG GCTGTGGAGGAGCGGGCAAGGGCGGGGAGCCCCCTCCCAGAGCTATTCCAGGGCCATGGGACAGGAGACGAGTTGGTGTTCCATAAGTGGGGAGAAGAAACTACGGCCCTGCTGAAGAAGGCTGGGATGACGACCACCTTCCACTCGTTCCCAGGCCTCCAGCACCAGCTCTCCCGGCCAGAGATTGAGCTACTGCGCTCCTGGATCCTCACCAAGCTGCTCCCGGACAGTCTAGACGCCAGTGGGCAGTGA